A genomic window from Exiguobacterium acetylicum DSM 20416 includes:
- a CDS encoding LytTR family transcriptional regulator DNA-binding domain-containing protein: MTLFVNELNYIDQKDKTTVLEKVTFSISPGKSLAISSNITHRQLLIKILEGRIQSANKHVQVNNHHPGNTVQYHSSISFYYEQPYTYDRLTILDHLAFYKKLYNSSKAISDTLEVTQLSEIAKKRTNKLDRSQKKRLQLAILILQDTPVVVFDEPDQNIDQYTKNILFKVIELLLQEEKCLLILTGSTESAITLSEESYVLSSSGLTRINTEIEEEENAISKNDEEINGLEKSTPFSPLELNKVVAKLERNLILLDIDEVKFFESASGSVQIHVADTMLPGLYTMNEYETTLQDRYFFRCHRSYLVNLKKVREIVTWTRNSFSLVLDDRTEVPLSKNKIHVLKEMLGIK, translated from the coding sequence GTGACTTTATTTGTTAATGAGCTTAATTACATAGATCAGAAAGATAAAACAACAGTACTCGAAAAAGTTACGTTTTCCATTTCTCCAGGAAAGTCATTGGCGATTAGTTCTAATATTACCCATCGTCAGCTACTCATAAAGATACTTGAAGGTCGTATCCAAAGTGCAAATAAACATGTTCAAGTAAACAATCATCACCCAGGAAATACTGTACAATATCACTCGTCAATCAGTTTCTATTATGAGCAACCGTATACATACGATAGATTAACCATTTTAGATCATCTTGCTTTTTATAAAAAATTGTATAACAGCTCAAAAGCGATTTCAGACACACTCGAAGTTACACAATTAAGCGAGATAGCAAAGAAAAGAACAAACAAACTAGATCGTTCTCAAAAGAAACGTCTGCAACTCGCAATTCTTATTTTACAAGATACACCGGTGGTCGTTTTCGATGAACCGGATCAAAATATTGATCAATATACCAAGAACATTCTATTCAAAGTTATCGAATTGTTGCTCCAGGAAGAAAAGTGTCTTCTAATACTGACAGGAAGTACGGAGAGTGCAATTACTTTATCCGAAGAATCTTATGTATTAAGTAGTAGTGGGCTTACACGCATCAATACAGAAATTGAGGAAGAAGAGAACGCAATCTCAAAAAATGATGAAGAGATCAATGGACTTGAAAAATCCACTCCGTTTTCGCCTCTCGAACTGAATAAGGTCGTTGCCAAACTTGAACGTAATCTTATTTTACTGGATATAGATGAGGTCAAATTTTTCGAGAGCGCATCGGGAAGTGTTCAAATTCATGTGGCGGATACGATGTTACCGGGTCTATATACAATGAATGAGTATGAAACGACTCTTCAGGACCGGTATTTTTTCCGATGTCACCGTTCCTATCTCGTTAATCTGAAGAAAGTACGCGAGATTGTCACGTGGACACGGAACAGTTTTAGTCTGGTTCTCGACGATCGAACCGAAGTGCCTTTATCTAAGAATAAAATACACGTTCTTAAAGAGATGCTCGGCATTAAATGA
- the rpiA gene encoding ribose-5-phosphate isomerase RpiA has protein sequence MYEQEKQLVAEAALTYVKDGMIVGLGTGSTTERFIEALGPLVHAGLQIQGVATSLATVRFAEQLHIPLIDLEEGMEIDLTIDGIDQIDGRFQTIKGGGGALFREKIVALMSRELLYLTDSSKFVHHLSGPLPVELDPFALPYVRQRLRDKHVSATLRVKDDRPFVTDGGHVILDVDVSAISDVRVFAKEVKSWSGVLDTGYFERQPDHVLTVEEGKVKRIAHPRLRDGGGLV, from the coding sequence ATGTATGAACAGGAGAAACAATTAGTCGCTGAGGCAGCACTAACTTATGTGAAAGATGGGATGATAGTGGGTCTTGGGACAGGTTCGACGACGGAACGGTTCATCGAAGCGCTCGGTCCACTTGTGCATGCTGGACTACAGATTCAAGGTGTGGCAACGTCACTTGCGACGGTACGATTCGCGGAACAGCTACACATTCCGTTGATTGACTTGGAAGAGGGAATGGAAATCGATTTGACGATCGATGGGATCGATCAGATTGACGGACGATTTCAAACGATCAAAGGTGGTGGCGGTGCACTATTTCGCGAGAAAATCGTCGCACTGATGAGTCGGGAATTGCTCTATCTGACAGATTCCTCGAAGTTCGTCCATCATTTAAGCGGACCGTTACCTGTCGAACTGGATCCGTTTGCCTTACCGTATGTGCGACAACGGTTACGTGATAAGCATGTCTCAGCAACGCTACGCGTGAAAGACGATCGTCCCTTCGTTACAGATGGAGGTCACGTGATTTTGGACGTTGATGTATCAGCCATCTCGGACGTCCGAGTATTTGCAAAAGAAGTGAAGAGCTGGTCGGGTGTACTCGATACGGGTTACTTCGAGCGACAGCCCGATCATGTCCTGACGGTCGAAGAGGGAAAGGTCAAACGCATCGCGCATCCACGACTGCGTGACGGCGGTGGGTTGGTTTAA